Proteins from one Caloramator mitchellensis genomic window:
- the sigK gene encoding RNA polymerase sporulation sigma factor SigK, whose amino-acid sequence MFIDIIISALLYTSNFIGYLTNGKSFPQPLTEEEESALFIAYKNGDDKAKNELIIRNLRLVAHVIKKFNPQPKDADDLISIGTVGLIKAIETFNKDKGSRFATYAARCIENEILMFVRSTKKSKSEVYLQDPIGMDREGNEICLIDILGTDSDRIVDEVDNKISTKKLKNLLGKVLDEKEKLIIELRYGITGEPLTQREIAKMLGISRSYVSRIEKKALKKLSKAMKL is encoded by the coding sequence TTGTTTATTGATATTATAATATCAGCATTACTTTACACATCAAATTTTATTGGATATCTAACTAATGGAAAATCGTTTCCTCAACCTCTTACAGAAGAAGAAGAATCTGCCTTGTTTATCGCTTATAAAAATGGAGATGATAAGGCAAAAAATGAGTTGATAATTAGAAATTTAAGATTGGTAGCTCATGTTATAAAAAAATTTAATCCTCAACCTAAGGATGCTGACGACTTGATATCAATTGGAACAGTAGGTCTTATAAAAGCAATTGAAACATTTAATAAGGATAAAGGTAGCAGATTTGCAACGTATGCAGCAAGGTGCATTGAAAATGAAATATTGATGTTTGTTAGAAGCACCAAAAAATCAAAATCTGAAGTTTATCTTCAGGACCCTATTGGAATGGATAGGGAAGGAAACGAGATTTGTTTGATTGATATTCTCGGAACCGATAGCGATAGAATAGTTGATGAAGTTGATAATAAGATATCAACAAAAAAGTTGAAAAATTTATTAGGAAAAGTATTAGATGAAAAAGAAAAATTGATAATTGAATTAAGATATGGAATCACAGGTGAACCGCTAACACAGAGAGAAATAGCGAAAATGCTTGGTATATCAAGGTCGTATGTATCAAGGATAGAAAAGAAAGCGCTTAAAAAATTATCTAA